The following proteins come from a genomic window of Proteinivorax hydrogeniformans:
- a CDS encoding malic enzyme-like NAD(P)-binding protein produces the protein MREEALKMHKENQGKLEVVSKVPLKDADDLSLAYSPGVAEPCTEIHKDKSTAYDYTAKGNLVAVVSDGTAVLGLGNIGPEASMPVMEGKAVLFKSFAGVDGFPICVDTTDPDKIVELVKLMQPTFGGVNLEDIAAPACFEVERKLKEICDIPVFHDDQHGTAIVAVAGLINALKIVNKKAEDVKVVVNGAGASAISVTKLVIGLGVKNIIMCDRQGSIYQERQQSMNKYKEEIARITNPNNEKVSLDEAMENADIFIGLSAGNVVSEEMVSKMAKDPIVFAMANPTPEIDPALAKKAGAKIIGTGRSDYPNQINNVLAFPGIFRGALDTRASDINEEMKIAAAKAIADLIQNEELSEEYVIPNPFDPRVAPMVAKRVAQTAMDTGVARIKVDPDEVERRTKALATIK, from the coding sequence ATGCGAGAAGAAGCGTTGAAAATGCACAAAGAAAATCAAGGAAAACTAGAAGTGGTGAGTAAAGTCCCATTAAAAGATGCCGACGACTTAAGTTTAGCTTACTCACCAGGGGTAGCTGAGCCATGTACAGAAATACATAAGGATAAATCTACTGCATATGACTACACCGCCAAAGGGAATCTAGTAGCCGTTGTATCTGATGGTACTGCTGTGCTAGGGTTAGGAAATATCGGTCCAGAAGCTTCGATGCCGGTAATGGAAGGTAAAGCAGTGCTCTTTAAATCTTTTGCGGGGGTTGACGGGTTTCCAATTTGTGTAGACACCACAGACCCAGATAAAATTGTAGAGTTAGTGAAACTAATGCAGCCAACCTTTGGTGGCGTGAATCTAGAAGACATTGCAGCTCCAGCTTGCTTTGAGGTGGAAAGAAAGCTAAAAGAAATCTGTGATATCCCTGTTTTCCACGATGATCAACATGGAACTGCAATCGTTGCCGTAGCCGGTTTAATAAATGCCCTTAAAATTGTAAACAAAAAGGCTGAAGATGTTAAGGTAGTAGTAAATGGAGCGGGAGCTTCAGCTATTTCCGTTACAAAGTTAGTTATAGGTCTGGGTGTAAAAAATATTATCATGTGTGATAGACAAGGGTCAATTTACCAAGAGCGTCAACAGTCAATGAATAAATATAAAGAAGAAATAGCACGTATTACAAATCCAAATAACGAGAAAGTAAGCTTAGATGAGGCCATGGAAAATGCCGATATATTTATCGGGCTTTCTGCTGGAAACGTAGTAAGTGAAGAAATGGTAAGTAAAATGGCAAAAGACCCAATTGTGTTTGCCATGGCCAACCCAACCCCAGAGATTGACCCAGCATTAGCAAAAAAAGCCGGTGCTAAAATTATAGGAACAGGTAGGTCTGACTACCCAAATCAAATCAACAACGTTCTGGCATTTCCAGGAATTTTCAGAGGAGCCCTAGATACTCGAGCTTCAGATATAAATGAAGAAATGAAAATTGCGGCAGCAAAAGCAATTGCAGACCTAATACAAAACGAAGAACTATCCGAAGAATATGTCATCCCTAACCCCTTTGACCCAAGAGTTGCACCAATGGTAGCCAAAAGAGTAGCACAAACAGCAATGGATACCGGCGTAGCAAGAATTAAAGTGGATCCTGATGAGGTGGAGAGAAGGACTAAGGCTTTGGCTACAATAAAATAA
- a CDS encoding phosphatidylserine decarboxylase, which produces MDIYYIDRVTKEKKREQVPSTKLLNWLYYSKPGTKTLNMVVKRKWASTIYGLIQSLPMSRYKISAFVNQYGIDLSEAIDSDPKSYRNFNQFFTRKLKSNARPICQERDAIISPVDGKIMAYTDIDINKVIQVKGFYFTLAELINDDKKAQEYLGGLCLVFRLSPADYHWFHFFDWGEVTSHRKIKGSYYSVNPVALSRVSNLYCKNKRQVTHFLSENFGETTIVEVGATCVGSIIQTFDNNKVTRGEEKGYFKFGGSTVILFIKKDQAVIDDDIIENSNNQLETSVMLGEKIGRKI; this is translated from the coding sequence ATGGATATATACTATATAGATAGAGTTACAAAAGAGAAAAAGCGAGAGCAGGTACCCAGTACCAAGCTGTTAAATTGGCTTTATTACTCTAAGCCGGGGACAAAAACTCTAAATATGGTGGTTAAAAGAAAATGGGCTTCAACTATATATGGCCTAATTCAAAGTTTGCCTATGAGTAGATATAAGATTTCAGCATTTGTCAATCAATATGGTATAGACCTGTCAGAAGCTATAGACAGCGATCCAAAATCATATAGAAATTTTAATCAATTCTTTACAAGAAAATTGAAATCAAATGCACGGCCAATATGCCAGGAGAGGGATGCCATTATTTCACCTGTAGATGGCAAAATAATGGCTTATACAGATATCGATATAAATAAAGTAATACAAGTGAAAGGCTTTTACTTTACTTTAGCGGAGTTAATTAACGACGATAAAAAAGCTCAGGAATACTTAGGGGGGCTTTGCCTAGTTTTTAGATTATCGCCCGCAGATTATCACTGGTTTCATTTTTTTGATTGGGGAGAAGTGACTTCACATCGGAAAATAAAAGGAAGTTATTACTCAGTTAACCCCGTAGCATTAAGCCGAGTATCTAACCTGTATTGCAAAAACAAACGGCAAGTAACCCACTTTTTAAGCGAAAACTTTGGAGAGACAACAATAGTTGAAGTGGGTGCTACTTGTGTTGGAAGTATTATACAAACCTTTGATAATAACAAAGTTACTAGGGGAGAAGAAAAAGGTTATTTTAAGTTTGGTGGTTCTACGGTAATTTTGTTTATTAAAAAAGATCAGGCAGTTATTGACGATGATATAATTGAAAATAGCAATAATCAACTTGAGACATCAGTTATGTTAGGGGAAAAAATCGGAAGAAAGATTTAA
- a CDS encoding SH3 domain-containing protein, producing MPKKIKVAIIVALVIVFSIVGAQIGWTNTAQPGSENDPLISKSYLDSILSVFRSEVEDDINKQDEKIDELIAMYDELKDEIESIQVNGGSSSSENSGTDNEPKNEKPEDEGSNDYDTAKVVVDASTVNFRSGSGTSYSRLTTVSRNDVINAINYENQWIQGDVNGTTGWIAAWLVKPKNGHSLEYINANTVNVRTGPGTNYDRITTVSRGDILRVVDTKGDWNNVILSDGTKAWVYSPLSNEVQY from the coding sequence TTGCCAAAAAAAATAAAAGTAGCAATCATCGTAGCTCTAGTTATTGTTTTCTCCATAGTAGGTGCTCAAATTGGTTGGACAAATACTGCACAACCTGGTAGTGAAAACGATCCTTTGATTAGCAAAAGTTACCTTGACAGTATCTTATCTGTTTTTCGCTCTGAAGTAGAGGATGATATAAATAAACAGGACGAAAAAATAGATGAACTTATAGCTATGTATGATGAGTTAAAGGATGAGATAGAGAGCATTCAGGTAAACGGCGGTTCTTCAAGTTCAGAAAACTCCGGCACTGATAATGAGCCAAAGAATGAAAAACCTGAAGATGAAGGCTCTAATGACTATGATACAGCTAAGGTTGTGGTGGATGCTAGCACTGTAAATTTTCGCTCAGGTAGTGGAACCTCTTATTCTCGCTTGACAACTGTGTCGAGAAATGACGTAATTAATGCAATTAACTATGAGAATCAGTGGATTCAGGGTGATGTAAATGGTACAACAGGCTGGATTGCTGCTTGGCTAGTAAAACCAAAAAACGGCCATAGTCTCGAGTACATAAATGCAAACACTGTTAATGTGCGTACAGGCCCTGGCACTAACTACGATAGGATTACAACCGTTTCAAGGGGTGATATCCTAAGAGTTGTAGATACAAAAGGTGATTGGAATAATGTAATACTTTCTGATGGTACAAAGGCTTGGGTTTATAGTCCTTTAAGTAATGAAGTTCAATATTAA
- a CDS encoding glutamate decarboxylase, with the protein MWQVVYIAPDDYMADKIKYKLGQEGFMVQLRHLSKSERSGQVEILVPSSEAQDVAEIISKLD; encoded by the coding sequence ATGTGGCAAGTGGTGTATATAGCCCCTGATGATTACATGGCAGACAAAATAAAATATAAGTTAGGTCAAGAAGGTTTCATGGTTCAATTGAGGCATTTATCGAAATCAGAGCGTTCAGGACAAGTCGAGATACTTGTACCAAGTTCTGAAGCTCAAGATGTGGCAGAAATTATTTCAAAGTTAGACTAA
- a CDS encoding DNA polymerase III subunit alpha has translation MSEFVHLHVHTEYSLLDGAAKIKDIVSKAREFNMPAMAITDHGVMYGVIEFYKECKKQGIKPIIGCEVYISPQGRKHKKGKPSEGTNHLVLLAKDETGYKNLMNLVTLGFTEGFYYKPRVDMELLEKYSQGLICLTGCLAGELPQLLMQKRIEEAEELCKRYLSIFKREDLYLELQDHGLIEQREVNSQLIKLSQKLDIKLVATNDIHYTDSNHHYPHDVLLCIQTANKVHEQDRMSFPNNEFYLKNRQEMEEKFKHLPKALDNTLEIADKCNFEFDFSSTHMPNYPLPPGKTTHEHLTDLCEDGLKKCYGDNITEEVKDRLKYELDVINTMGYSGYFLITWDFINYARKNNILVGPGRGSAAGSLVAYSLGITNIDPLRYDLLFERFLNPERVTMPDIDIDFCYERREEVIEYVVEKYGEERVAQIITFGTMAARAVVRDVGRALGMPYGVVDKIAKLIPFELNMTIEKALKMEKRLEDLYQQDEDVKQLIDVSKTLEGMPRHSSTHAAGVVISKEPLTEYVPLQTSEHGVVTQFPMNTLEELGLLKMDFLGLRTLTIINEAVKIIQKTKKVDIDIENLSFDDPNTYELISQGKTLGIFQLESSGMRSVLRELKPSKFEDIIAVLALYRPGPMEQIPKFIKSKHKEIPVTYPHKKVESILEETYGIMVYQEQIMRVASELAGFSLGESDILRRAMGKKKRDVLAEQEKKFIDGCVKNGLAQNKAKEVYDLIVKFADYGFNKAHAAAYAVLAYQTSYLKANYPTEFLAAMLTGAMASSEKVALYIHDCKELGVEVLPPDINESLKNFTVVDDKKIRFGMLAIKNVGGAVIDNIIYEREQNGTFQSMEDFCSRITNCNRRVLESLIKAGAFDSINDNRAQLLASIDVLVTFSQMIKSQKESGQMSMFELMDDFSNNESLSLEEVPPFSSKDKLQLEKEALGMYISGHPLDEHKKIYTLGVKNTLELQDMKDNSTVLVAGVISNVKKIMTKNNKPMAFVSLEDVFTEVEVIVFNDSYEKNQAQLESDQPIVVEGKLSFKEEEGAKILCQKIWNMDEYLNLTSNKVNKQKNFVAKTKEKKQQEKVYIRLSKMDKQTFEMVNRLLDVSPGDHPVIYYIETEKKTIQSKYNVSIDDNIIDGLREFLGKENVKVK, from the coding sequence ATGTCTGAGTTTGTCCACTTGCACGTGCATACTGAGTATAGCCTTTTAGATGGGGCAGCTAAGATAAAAGATATAGTATCTAAAGCTAGAGAGTTTAATATGCCTGCCATGGCTATAACGGATCATGGAGTTATGTACGGAGTAATAGAGTTTTATAAGGAATGTAAAAAGCAAGGTATTAAGCCAATTATAGGTTGTGAGGTTTATATTTCGCCACAAGGAAGAAAACACAAAAAAGGCAAACCTAGCGAAGGAACAAATCACTTAGTGCTACTAGCTAAAGATGAAACCGGGTATAAAAACCTAATGAACCTAGTAACGCTAGGATTTACAGAGGGATTTTATTACAAACCTAGGGTAGATATGGAACTTTTAGAAAAATATAGCCAAGGGTTAATTTGCTTAACGGGTTGTTTAGCGGGCGAGCTGCCTCAGTTATTGATGCAAAAGCGCATAGAAGAAGCAGAAGAGCTTTGTAAAAGGTATCTAAGTATATTCAAAAGAGAGGATTTATACTTAGAGCTTCAAGATCACGGACTGATAGAACAACGAGAGGTAAACAGTCAGCTAATAAAGCTTTCGCAAAAACTAGATATAAAGCTAGTAGCTACAAATGATATTCATTATACAGACAGTAATCATCATTACCCACATGATGTACTTTTGTGTATCCAAACTGCCAATAAAGTTCATGAACAGGATAGAATGAGTTTTCCTAACAATGAGTTTTATTTAAAAAACAGACAAGAGATGGAGGAAAAGTTTAAGCATCTTCCTAAAGCGTTAGACAATACTTTGGAAATTGCTGATAAATGCAATTTTGAATTTGACTTTTCAAGTACACACATGCCCAATTACCCACTTCCTCCAGGAAAAACCACCCATGAGCATTTGACCGATCTTTGTGAGGATGGGCTTAAAAAATGCTATGGGGATAACATTACAGAGGAAGTCAAAGATAGACTTAAATATGAGCTAGATGTTATTAACACAATGGGATATAGTGGGTACTTTTTAATTACCTGGGATTTTATAAATTATGCTCGGAAAAATAACATTCTAGTAGGACCTGGCCGAGGTTCAGCAGCTGGTAGTTTAGTTGCGTATTCTTTGGGAATAACGAACATCGACCCACTTCGCTATGACCTTTTATTTGAAAGATTTTTAAATCCAGAGAGAGTTACAATGCCGGATATTGATATTGATTTTTGCTATGAGCGCAGGGAAGAAGTCATAGAATATGTAGTCGAAAAGTACGGGGAAGAAAGAGTAGCACAAATCATCACCTTTGGTACTATGGCTGCTCGAGCTGTTGTTAGAGACGTAGGAAGGGCATTGGGCATGCCTTACGGCGTGGTTGATAAAATAGCAAAGCTTATACCTTTTGAGTTAAATATGACTATCGAAAAAGCGTTGAAAATGGAAAAAAGATTGGAAGATTTATATCAACAAGACGAAGATGTAAAGCAGCTTATTGATGTGTCAAAAACACTAGAAGGTATGCCTCGGCATTCATCTACTCATGCTGCTGGAGTTGTAATTTCCAAAGAGCCTTTAACGGAGTATGTACCTCTACAAACCAGTGAGCATGGAGTAGTAACTCAGTTTCCTATGAATACATTAGAAGAACTTGGTCTGCTTAAGATGGACTTTTTAGGGCTAAGAACTCTAACTATAATAAACGAAGCTGTAAAAATCATACAAAAAACTAAAAAAGTTGATATAGACATAGAAAACCTATCTTTCGACGATCCCAACACCTATGAACTCATTTCTCAAGGGAAGACATTAGGTATTTTCCAACTTGAAAGTTCTGGAATGAGAAGTGTACTGAGGGAATTAAAGCCTTCCAAATTTGAAGATATAATAGCTGTTTTAGCGTTGTATCGCCCAGGACCTATGGAGCAGATACCAAAATTTATAAAAAGTAAGCATAAAGAAATTCCGGTTACCTATCCTCATAAAAAGGTCGAAAGCATCTTAGAAGAGACCTACGGAATAATGGTTTATCAAGAGCAGATCATGAGAGTTGCATCGGAATTAGCAGGATTTAGTCTTGGGGAATCTGATATTCTACGTAGGGCGATGGGGAAAAAGAAAAGGGATGTTTTGGCAGAGCAAGAGAAAAAATTTATTGATGGCTGCGTAAAAAATGGCCTGGCTCAAAATAAGGCAAAAGAGGTATACGACCTTATAGTAAAGTTTGCTGACTATGGGTTTAATAAAGCTCATGCCGCTGCTTATGCAGTGCTGGCCTATCAAACATCATATCTAAAAGCTAACTACCCAACAGAATTTTTAGCGGCTATGCTAACAGGTGCTATGGCATCGTCTGAAAAAGTCGCGTTATATATTCATGATTGCAAAGAATTGGGAGTTGAGGTTTTACCGCCTGACATTAACGAAAGTTTAAAAAACTTCACTGTAGTAGATGATAAAAAGATTAGATTTGGAATGCTTGCCATAAAAAATGTAGGTGGGGCTGTAATTGACAATATAATATATGAAAGAGAGCAAAACGGTACATTTCAATCCATGGAAGACTTTTGTTCTAGGATAACTAACTGTAACCGTCGGGTGCTCGAGAGCTTGATAAAGGCAGGAGCTTTTGATTCAATTAACGATAATAGAGCGCAGCTACTAGCTTCTATAGATGTGTTAGTAACCTTTTCCCAAATGATAAAATCACAAAAAGAGAGTGGCCAAATGTCTATGTTTGAGCTTATGGATGACTTTAGCAATAATGAAAGTTTATCATTAGAAGAAGTGCCGCCGTTTAGTTCAAAGGATAAGTTACAGCTGGAAAAGGAAGCTTTGGGAATGTATATTAGTGGCCACCCATTAGATGAGCATAAAAAGATATATACTCTTGGTGTTAAAAACACTTTAGAACTACAAGATATGAAAGACAATAGCACAGTTTTGGTGGCAGGTGTGATATCTAACGTTAAAAAAATAATGACCAAAAACAATAAGCCCATGGCGTTTGTAAGTTTAGAAGATGTATTTACTGAAGTGGAAGTCATTGTTTTTAATGATAGCTATGAAAAAAATCAAGCTCAATTGGAAAGTGACCAGCCTATAGTCGTAGAAGGAAAGCTTAGCTTTAAGGAAGAAGAAGGAGCTAAGATACTATGCCAAAAGATTTGGAACATGGATGAATACCTCAACTTAACTTCTAATAAAGTAAATAAGCAGAAGAATTTTGTCGCTAAGACTAAAGAAAAAAAACAACAAGAAAAAGTTTATATCAGACTTTCTAAAATGGATAAACAGACATTTGAAATGGTAAATCGACTACTAGATGTTTCACCTGGAGATCATCCTGTAATATACTATATTGAGACAGAAAAGAAAACTATACAGTCTAAATATAATGTTTCTATAGATGATAATATAATAGATGGATTGCGAGAGTTTTTGGGGAAAGAGAATGTAAAGGTCAAATAA
- the ltaE gene encoding low-specificity L-threonine aldolase, whose product MIELRSDTFTVANHKMREVMAQAKVGDDVYGEDPTVNELQAQVAKLFGKERSLFVPTGTMGNLLAVLSVCDRGDEIITEYNMHMFKYEVANISAIASVQINPISGVDGKIPLDYLKSAIREENIHFPQTKMIALENTHNMAGGKVLEKSYIDAVGKLAKDKGLHLHIDGARIFNAQVSLGIEMDSLVENADSIMVCLSKGLGAPVGSMLVGKNDFIEKALKYRKMLGGGMRQWGHCAAAGLYALENGPKNLKKDHEHCEMIGKALAEKDWVESVDSSTNICRFTVSETISDKLVEYMEKNLIKIQRTGSFFRIVTHLNVSKKDVEKVLDAINQFKPGN is encoded by the coding sequence ATGATTGAATTGCGTAGCGATACGTTTACTGTGGCAAACCATAAAATGCGTGAGGTTATGGCACAAGCGAAGGTGGGGGATGATGTTTATGGTGAAGATCCCACAGTTAATGAGCTTCAAGCACAGGTAGCAAAACTTTTTGGGAAAGAGAGGTCTTTATTTGTACCTACAGGCACTATGGGAAATCTTCTTGCGGTTTTATCTGTATGCGATAGAGGGGACGAAATAATAACAGAGTATAATATGCATATGTTTAAATACGAGGTAGCTAATATCTCTGCTATCGCTTCAGTGCAAATAAACCCTATTTCAGGTGTAGATGGTAAAATACCTCTTGATTACTTAAAAAGTGCCATAAGGGAGGAAAATATTCATTTTCCTCAAACCAAAATGATAGCTCTTGAAAATACCCACAACATGGCGGGTGGTAAAGTTTTAGAAAAATCTTATATCGATGCTGTCGGAAAGCTAGCCAAGGACAAAGGATTACACCTACATATAGATGGGGCAAGGATTTTTAACGCACAAGTTAGTCTTGGGATAGAAATGGATAGTTTAGTGGAAAATGCAGATTCAATAATGGTTTGTTTATCCAAAGGTTTAGGAGCTCCCGTCGGCTCAATGCTAGTCGGAAAAAATGATTTTATAGAAAAAGCACTAAAGTATCGAAAGATGCTAGGTGGTGGTATGAGACAATGGGGGCACTGTGCAGCTGCAGGACTATATGCCTTAGAAAATGGCCCCAAAAACCTTAAAAAAGATCATGAGCACTGTGAAATGATAGGTAAAGCTTTAGCAGAAAAGGACTGGGTTGAATCAGTTGATTCTTCCACTAACATCTGCAGATTTACCGTAAGTGAAACCATTTCAGATAAATTAGTTGAGTATATGGAGAAAAATTTAATTAAAATACAAAGAACCGGTAGCTTTTTTAGAATAGTAACCCATCTAAACGTAAGCAAAAAAGATGTGGAAAAAGTTTTAGATGCCATTAACCAGTTTAAGCCAGGTAATTAA
- a CDS encoding phosphatidylglycerophosphatase A: MKNLAEEMLIERGVKLQDIGEIVLEIQKPYIPDLNLETCVEHVSKVLEKREAQNAILTGLVMDMYAEKNMFPEPLQTILKEDEGLYGIDEILALSITNIYGSIGFTNFGYLDKSKIGIIGRLNDKSNGSVNTFLDDLVAALAAAAASRLAHQQEDAVI, from the coding sequence ATGAAAAACTTAGCTGAAGAAATGCTAATTGAACGTGGGGTTAAATTACAAGATATAGGGGAAATTGTTCTGGAAATTCAAAAGCCTTATATACCTGACCTCAACCTAGAAACATGTGTTGAACATGTGTCAAAGGTTTTAGAAAAAAGGGAGGCACAAAATGCAATCTTAACTGGTTTAGTGATGGATATGTATGCAGAGAAAAACATGTTTCCAGAGCCTTTACAAACAATACTAAAAGAAGATGAAGGCCTTTATGGAATTGATGAAATATTAGCGCTTAGCATAACTAATATCTATGGGAGTATCGGTTTTACTAACTTTGGTTACTTAGACAAAAGTAAAATTGGTATAATAGGCAGGCTAAACGACAAGTCAAACGGTAGCGTAAACACCTTTTTAGATGACCTAGTAGCAGCTCTAGCAGCAGCCGCCGCATCTAGGTTAGCACATCAACAAGAAGACGCAGTAATTTAA
- a CDS encoding YtrH family sporulation protein has translation MENNFWSTAVLDFCIALGVVIGGATIGSLSTLFTSKPPFYTMLDLASKLKIWAMVAALGGTFSTIRAFESGVLEGQLSVVFKQVLLILFAYGGAQVGYVIILLITKGE, from the coding sequence ATGGAAAATAATTTTTGGTCTACTGCAGTTTTAGATTTTTGTATAGCTTTAGGTGTAGTAATAGGTGGGGCTACTATAGGCTCTTTAAGCACTTTGTTTACTTCAAAACCACCATTTTATACAATGTTAGATTTAGCTAGCAAACTAAAGATATGGGCTATGGTAGCAGCGCTTGGGGGAACTTTTTCAACTATTAGGGCTTTTGAATCTGGGGTGTTAGAAGGCCAACTTTCGGTAGTATTTAAGCAAGTTTTATTAATTTTATTTGCTTATGGTGGAGCCCAAGTTGGCTATGTTATTATACTTCTAATTACAAAAGGAGAGTAA
- a CDS encoding DRTGG domain-containing protein, with translation MPDTKHKKIIEYIENLPIGCKISVRKVANELYVSEGTAYRAIKEAESLGFVTTMPRVGTVRIKKKDKEHIEQLTFAEIVNIVEGVVLGGKEGLHKTLNRFVIGAMEIEAMVKYIDPNNLLIVGNRFEAQKKALEKQAAVLVTGGFDVEPEIKKIADEKQLPLIQTTYDTFTIATIINRAIYDRLIKKDIVLVEDIWVKNPKYLLCNDTVGSWNKMVKQTTHTRFPVINNEKKVVGIVTAKDVAEASMETSVEKVMTKNPTVTTIDNSLSAVAHTMVWQGIELIPVVNSKKELIGVVSRQDVMKALQHGQKQPQVGLTLSDMVLSEFKEEKICNGVKLSGKITPIMTNHLGGASNGVLMTLLTNTAYATMQNSTHIDTVTENIVTYFLKPVQIDTELILEGKVFELGRKTSKVEVCAYCEKELVCKAIISLRVMEE, from the coding sequence ATGCCAGATACAAAACATAAAAAGATTATAGAGTATATCGAAAATCTTCCTATCGGATGTAAAATTTCGGTGCGAAAAGTTGCAAATGAGTTATATGTCAGTGAAGGAACAGCTTATAGGGCTATAAAAGAAGCGGAGTCACTGGGCTTTGTAACCACTATGCCCAGAGTTGGAACGGTAAGAATTAAGAAAAAGGACAAAGAACATATCGAACAGCTAACTTTTGCAGAAATTGTGAATATCGTAGAAGGGGTTGTTTTAGGTGGAAAAGAAGGGTTACATAAAACTTTAAACCGTTTCGTCATAGGTGCCATGGAAATAGAAGCTATGGTAAAATACATCGATCCAAACAATTTACTAATTGTGGGAAATAGATTCGAAGCTCAAAAAAAAGCTTTAGAAAAACAAGCTGCAGTGCTAGTTACAGGTGGCTTTGATGTTGAGCCAGAAATTAAAAAAATTGCAGATGAAAAGCAATTACCGCTAATTCAAACAACGTACGATACTTTTACTATTGCTACCATAATTAACAGAGCGATATATGACCGCTTAATAAAAAAAGATATAGTTTTAGTTGAAGATATCTGGGTGAAAAACCCAAAATATTTACTTTGTAACGATACAGTTGGAAGTTGGAACAAAATGGTGAAACAAACTACACATACTAGATTTCCGGTCATAAATAATGAAAAGAAGGTCGTAGGTATAGTAACAGCTAAAGATGTTGCAGAAGCTAGCATGGAAACTTCTGTTGAAAAAGTTATGACTAAAAATCCCACGGTGACCACTATTGACAACTCACTATCAGCTGTAGCCCATACCATGGTATGGCAGGGAATTGAGTTGATCCCGGTAGTTAATTCAAAAAAAGAGTTAATAGGTGTGGTAAGTCGCCAAGACGTGATGAAAGCTTTGCAGCATGGTCAAAAGCAACCTCAAGTAGGATTGACCTTAAGTGATATGGTCCTCAGTGAATTTAAAGAAGAGAAAATTTGCAATGGGGTAAAGCTATCGGGAAAAATAACTCCCATAATGACCAATCACCTAGGGGGAGCTAGTAACGGCGTGCTGATGACACTTCTGACAAACACCGCTTATGCTACAATGCAAAACTCAACCCACATCGATACAGTAACAGAAAATATAGTCACCTATTTTTTAAAGCCGGTACAAATCGATACGGAGCTAATCTTAGAAGGTAAAGTTTTTGAGCTAGGTAGAAAAACCTCTAAGGTAGAAGTATGTGCTTACTGTGAAAAAGAGCTTGTTTGCAAAGCGATAATCTCCCTTAGAGTGATGGAAGAATAG
- a CDS encoding TrkA C-terminal domain-containing protein, which produces MLVLAVCLIIFLVFVMEVGAIAFKITGVESSNARFQSLSAITGTGFTTKDADVITRSKTRKKICMFLMVIGHIGLAVIVAFALNLQHFFSTWQLLVGSLLAILTYLFAKNRVFVDKLDKQIETQLVKKLHFRKEPIEEVLIINDEYKVAEVKLEKECSLTDKSLASLHLTTKDILVLAVKGEEGVILAPKGKDIIRKGDTLTVYGKIKNLEEIICK; this is translated from the coding sequence ATGTTAGTTCTTGCAGTTTGTTTAATAATATTTCTTGTTTTTGTTATGGAAGTGGGGGCGATAGCCTTTAAAATAACTGGTGTAGAATCATCAAACGCTAGGTTTCAATCCTTATCTGCTATTACTGGTACTGGTTTTACCACAAAAGATGCCGATGTTATAACAAGAAGTAAGACCAGAAAGAAAATATGTATGTTTTTAATGGTAATAGGTCATATAGGGCTGGCCGTTATAGTGGCTTTTGCTCTTAATTTACAACATTTTTTCTCAACTTGGCAACTTTTGGTGGGTTCCTTGCTGGCTATACTAACATACTTATTTGCTAAAAATAGAGTCTTTGTTGACAAGCTAGATAAACAAATAGAAACGCAGTTGGTAAAAAAGCTGCATTTTAGAAAAGAACCTATCGAAGAAGTACTCATAATAAATGATGAGTATAAAGTAGCTGAAGTTAAGCTAGAAAAAGAATGTAGTTTAACTGATAAATCTTTAGCGAGCCTCCACTTAACTACTAAAGATATTTTAGTTCTAGCAGTAAAAGGTGAAGAAGGAGTAATATTAGCTCCAAAAGGAAAAGATATCATTAGAAAAGGTGATACATTAACTGTGTATGGAAAAATTAAAAATCTAGAAGAAATAATATGCAAATAA